In the genome of Streptomyces sp. NBC_00433, the window GCCCGCGGCCGAGATGATCGCCACCGTCGCGGAGCCGGTCGCGACCCTGATCAGCACCGCGATCAGCCAGCCGAGCAGCAGCGCGGAGATGTGCCAGTCCTTGGACCAGTCGAGGATCATCTGCCCGACACCGCAGTCGATCAGCGTCTGCTTGAAGCCGCCGCCCGCGCCGACGATCAGCAGGATGCCCGCGATCGGCCCGAGCGAGGCGTCCACCGTCGAGGAGATCCGGTCCTTGGTGAAGCCCGCGGCCCGGCCGAGGGTGAACATCGCCACCATCACCGCGGCCAGCAGCGCGATCAGCGGGGTGCCGATGACGTCGAAGATCCGGTAGGCCAGGCTGCTCTGGTCGTCGATGACCACATCGGCGAGCGCCTTGGCCAGCATCAGCACCACCGGCAGCAGCATCGTGCCCACCGTGGCGGCGAAGCTCGGGCGCCGCTTCAGGTCGTCCGACGCGCGGGCCGGCGTCATGCGCTCCGGCGGCCGCACGTCCACCCAGCCGGCCGCGACCCGGCCGAAGAGCGGCCCCGCGATGGCCAGGGTGGGCAGCGCCACCAGCACGCCGAGCGCGAGGGTGATGCCCATGTCGGCGTGGATCGCGCCGATCGCGGCCAGCGGCCCGGGGTGCGGCGGCACCAGGCCGTGCATCACCGACAGGCCTGCCAGTGCCGGGATGCCGAGCCGGATCAGCGACTGGCCGCTGCGCCTGGCGACCAGCAGCACCACCGGGATCAGGATGACGATGCCGATCTCGAAGAACAGCGGCAGCCCGACCAGGCCGGCGATCAGGGCCATCGCCCACGGCAGCCGCTTCTCGCTGGTCCTGGCCAGGATCGTGTCGACGATCTGGTCGGCGCCGCCGGAGTCGGCGAGCAGTTTTCCGAGGATCGCGCCGAGCGCGATCAGAGTTCCCACGCCGGCCACCGTGGTGCCGAGGCCGGTGGAGTAGCTGGCCACCGTCTTGGCCAGCGGGGCGCCCGCCACGGTGCCGAGCACCCCGGAGCCGATGGTCAGGGCGAGGAAGGCGTGCACCTTCCAGCGGGTGATGAGCAGGACGATGACGGCTATGCCGGCGAGTGCGGCAAGCGCGAGCCGGGTGTTGCCGGCATCGGCTATCGGCGGCGGCGTGGCGGCGGCCAGCAGCTCGACGCTGAGTGCGGACACGGGTGCTCCAAAAATGGGGGGACTGGGGTACTGGCCGGGCGGCGCGCGGGCTCAGCGGGGGATCGCGGCCAGCGCGCGCTCGGTGATCTGCTGCGGGCCGCCGTCGATCGCGATGACGGCGCCGGCCTCGTCGGGGTCCAGCGGTTCGAGTGCTTCGAGCTGGGATTCGAGGAGCCCGGGCGGCATGAAGTGCTGCATCCGGGCGGCGAGCCGGGCGGCGATCAGCTCGACGGGGCCGTCCAGGTGGAGGAAGAAGACCGTGGGCGCGTCGGACCGCAGCAGGTCGCGGTAGCGGCGGCGCAGCGCGGAGCAGCTGACGACGCCGCCCCGGTCGCCGCGCCCGGCGATCCAGGCTCCTATGGCGGCCAGCCAGGGGGCCCGGTCCGCGTCGTCCAGCGGGTGGCCTGCCGCCATCTTGGCGATGTTGGCCGGCGGGTGGAAGTCGTCGGCCTCCGCATAGGGCACGCCGAGCCGTTCGGCCAGCAGCCCGCCGACGGTCGTCTTGCCTGAGCCCGACACTCCCATGACCACGATCACCGGTCGCGGTGCCGGTTCAGCCGTCATCGTGTGTGCCTCCACATCGGGGGTATGTGCCGCGTGCCGCCTCCTGCGGTGCGTGTGGCGACCACTGAACACCTTAGGTACTACTTATTCAAGTAGGTGTGACCCAAACGTCATACGACTGTCTTGCCGCTTAGGCTGTGGTCATGCCACATGAGGAAGCCCGGCGGGACGGGCAGGGCGCAGGCGGCGGCCTGCACTCCCGGGTCCTGGCCGAACTCGGCCCGGCCATCGCCTCGGGCGGATATCCGCCCGGCACGGTGCTGCGCATCGACGAGCTGGAGTCCCGCTACGGCGTGTCCCGCACGGTCGTCCGCGAAGCGGTCAGGGTGCTCGAAGCGATGCAGCTGGTCGAGAGCCGGCGCCGGGTCGGCATCACCGTGCGCCGCACCGAGGAGTGGAACGTCTTCGACCCGGCCGTCATCCGCTGGCGGCTCGCCGGCGCCGACCGCTCACGCCAGCTGCGGTCGCTGACCACGCTGCGCACCGCCGTGGAACCCGTCGCCGCGGGCCTGGCCGCGGCCGCGGCCACACCCCAGCAGTGCCGCGAACTGACGGTGCTGGCCGCCGAGATGGTCGCCGCGGCCCGTGCCGCCGACCTGGACGCCTACCTCGTCCACGACATCGCCTTCCACCGGGTGGTGCTGGCGGCGTCCGGCAACGAGATGTTCGCCCGGCTCGGCGACGTCGTCGCCGAGGTGCTGACCGGCCGCACCGAGCACCATGTGATGTTCACCGCCCCCGACCCGGCGGCCGTCACCCTGCACGTCAGGGTCGCCGAGGTGGTACGCGCCAGGGACGCGCGGGCTGCCGAGGACCTGATGCGGGAGATCTGCGTGGGCGCCCTGCGCGAGCTGGACGTCCTGGCGCCCTGACGCCCGCTACCGCCGGCCGGGCGCCGTCACCACACCACCGCGGCGCCGAAGACCGCGAGCGCCACCATGCACGCGGCCACCGCGAGCGCGGAGGAGGCCGGCAGCAGCGCCGGGCGCTGTGCACCCAGTTGCAGCATCCTGCGGTGCGCGAGCCACAGGAAGACCAGCAGGACCAGCGCGGCCAGGCTCACCGCGAGCGTCGCCGACGCGCCCCCGTCGTGCAGCACCTGCCGCGCGGCGAGCACCGCGGTCACCGCGCAGGACAGGGTCGTACGCCGCCACGCCAGCCGGGTGCGCTCCGGTTGCAGCCCCGGGTCCCGGTCGGTCTCGACCGGCAGACGCCGGGCGGTCACCCGGCCCAGCCGAAGAGCACCAGCGCGACCATCGCCAGCGCGATCACCGCCACCAGGGCCGCGAGCACCGCGGGGAAGCGGGACGCCGGCAGGTTCGCGCCGCGCCGCATCGCCCGCTCGCACCGCACCCAGTGGTTGACCGCCCGCAAGGTGCAGGCGACACCGCCGGCCAGCAGCGCGAGCGAGAGCAGCACCCGCGCCCAGTGCGTCAGATGGTCGGTGAGGAACTGGTCCACGGCGAAACCGCCGCCGATCAGGGCGAGCGCGGTGCGGATCCAGGCCAGGAAGGTGCGCTCGTTGGCGAGCGAGAACCGGTAGTCCGGCGTCTCGCCCTCCTCCTGGACCCGGGCCGGCGCGAACCACAGCCGTACCGCGTCCCGCCCCGCGCCCAGCTGGTCGAATAGGCTCACCCGCCCACACTAAGCGGTGCCCCCACCCGCCCACTTGCGGGGCCCCGTGCGGGCTCACCTGCGGCGCTGGGACGCCGGGGTTCCGAGCCGCCGGGTCCGCAGGGCCGTCAGGCCGTCGCGCGCAGCCGCCGGTAGGCCTCAAGGCCGTCCGGCACCCACTGCCACTGCTCCAGGCGCTCCGCCAGCTCCACCTCGGTGAGGAAGCCGTGCCAGGCGACCTCAGAAGGCTGCGGGGACACCGGCAGGTCGCAGCGCACCTGGTAGACGGCCGACCACCAGGTGTGCGCGCCCTCCTCGTAGAGGAAGCGGAACAGCGGTTCGGGCCGCGGCAGCCCGCTGACCCCCAGCTCCTCCTCCGCCTCGCGCAGCGCGGCCTCGTCGTAGGACTCGCCGGCGCCGAGCACACCGCCGACGAAGACGTCGTAGAGGGAGGGGAAGACCAGCTTGTGTGCGGTGCGCCGGTGCACGAAGATCCGGCCCTCGCCGTCCCGCACCAGGACGAAGGCCGCCCGGTGCCGCAGCCCGCGCGCGTACGCCTCCGCCCGCCGCACCTGCCCGACGACGCGGTCCTGCTCGTCGACGACGTCGATGATCTCGTCCGCGGACAGCCCGGCCGCCGTATCGCCCTCGCTCATAGCCCGATTCAACCACCCCCGCGCCGGCCGCGGCCCCCGCGGTCTTGCGTACCGCGAACCGGGGCAAGGATGATCGTCCGAGTCGGTGGCGCGGTACCGGAGTGACGGGAGAGACGGTTGACCGTACGGCGGGAACCCCTGCGGATCGCGAACTGCTCCGGCTACTACGGCGATCGGCTCTCGGCCGCCCTGGAAATGGTCGAGGGCGGCCCGATCGACGTCCTCACCGGCGACTACCTCGCCGAACTGACCATGCTGCTGCTGTGGAAGGCCAGGCAGCGCGACCCCGCGACCGGCTACGCGCTGTCCTTCCTGGCCCAGATGCGCGACGTGCTCGGCACCTGCCTGGAGCGCGGCATCAAGGTCGTGGTCAATGCCGGCGGCCTCAACCCCGCGGGCCTGGCCGGCAAGCTCCGCGAACTGGCCGCGCTCGGCGGCCTGCACCCGAACGTCGCCCATGTCGAGGGCGACGACCTGCTCGACCGGCTGCCCGAACTCCAGGCCCGCGGCCACGACTTCGCCCACCTGGCCACCGGCAGCCCGCTGGCCGGCTCCGGGGTGCAGGCGCTCACCGCCAACGCCTACCTCGGCGGCTGGGGCATCACCGAGGCCCTGCGCTCCGGCGCCGACGTCGTCATCTGCGGCCGGGTCACCGACGCCTCCCTGGTGGTCGGGCCCGCCGCCTGGGCCCACGGCTGGGCCCTCGACGACTGGGACGAGCTGGCCGGCGCGGTCACCGCCGGGCACATCATCGAATGCGGCACCCAGGCCACCGGCGGCAACTACTCCTTCTTC includes:
- a CDS encoding GntP family permease, encoding MSALSVELLAAATPPPIADAGNTRLALAALAGIAVIVLLITRWKVHAFLALTIGSGVLGTVAGAPLAKTVASYSTGLGTTVAGVGTLIALGAILGKLLADSGGADQIVDTILARTSEKRLPWAMALIAGLVGLPLFFEIGIVILIPVVLLVARRSGQSLIRLGIPALAGLSVMHGLVPPHPGPLAAIGAIHADMGITLALGVLVALPTLAIAGPLFGRVAAGWVDVRPPERMTPARASDDLKRRPSFAATVGTMLLPVVLMLAKALADVVIDDQSSLAYRIFDVIGTPLIALLAAVMVAMFTLGRAAGFTKDRISSTVDASLGPIAGILLIVGAGGGFKQTLIDCGVGQMILDWSKDWHISALLLGWLIAVLIRVATGSATVAIISAAGLAAPLAEGMSSTHTALLVLSVGAGSLFFSHVNDAGFWLVKEYFGMDVPQTLKTWSVMETVISVVALGFVMLLSLVL
- a CDS encoding gluconokinase; this translates as MTAEPAPRPVIVVMGVSGSGKTTVGGLLAERLGVPYAEADDFHPPANIAKMAAGHPLDDADRAPWLAAIGAWIAGRGDRGGVVSCSALRRRYRDLLRSDAPTVFFLHLDGPVELIAARLAARMQHFMPPGLLESQLEALEPLDPDEAGAVIAIDGGPQQITERALAAIPR
- a CDS encoding FCD domain-containing protein, translated to MPHEEARRDGQGAGGGLHSRVLAELGPAIASGGYPPGTVLRIDELESRYGVSRTVVREAVRVLEAMQLVESRRRVGITVRRTEEWNVFDPAVIRWRLAGADRSRQLRSLTTLRTAVEPVAAGLAAAAATPQQCRELTVLAAEMVAAARAADLDAYLVHDIAFHRVVLAASGNEMFARLGDVVAEVLTGRTEHHVMFTAPDPAAVTLHVRVAEVVRARDARAAEDLMREICVGALRELDVLAP
- a CDS encoding DUF202 domain-containing protein — encoded protein: MTARRLPVETDRDPGLQPERTRLAWRRTTLSCAVTAVLAARQVLHDGGASATLAVSLAALVLLVFLWLAHRRMLQLGAQRPALLPASSALAVAACMVALAVFGAAVVW
- a CDS encoding DUF202 domain-containing protein, translated to MSLFDQLGAGRDAVRLWFAPARVQEEGETPDYRFSLANERTFLAWIRTALALIGGGFAVDQFLTDHLTHWARVLLSLALLAGGVACTLRAVNHWVRCERAMRRGANLPASRFPAVLAALVAVIALAMVALVLFGWAG
- a CDS encoding NUDIX domain-containing protein, which translates into the protein MSEGDTAAGLSADEIIDVVDEQDRVVGQVRRAEAYARGLRHRAAFVLVRDGEGRIFVHRRTAHKLVFPSLYDVFVGGVLGAGESYDEAALREAEEELGVSGLPRPEPLFRFLYEEGAHTWWSAVYQVRCDLPVSPQPSEVAWHGFLTEVELAERLEQWQWVPDGLEAYRRLRATA